From Oreochromis aureus strain Israel breed Guangdong linkage group 4, ZZ_aureus, whole genome shotgun sequence, a single genomic window includes:
- the nprl3 gene encoding GATOR complex protein NPRL3 isoform X2, with product MMLNPSVGLPDDRKSLYPQSQSSAYKCGDKTSPISVILVSSGSRGNKLLFRYPYQKVAECPSSLSAKQRNPYVLNTSGDELDDQDGDSREQSPLTDEQLVAGFSDIILSTILATKSDMCGKKFELKIDNVRFVGHPTLLQHPPIIQVSKTDPSPKREMPTMILFNVVFALRANADPSVISCMHNLSRRIAIALQHEERRCQYLTREAKLMLAVQEEITTMTENGSPQSPFRQILPKCKLARDLKEAYDSLCTTGVVRLHINDWLEVSFCLPHKIHKIGDTYIPPEALERSLKAIRPYHALLLLENEKTLLSQLPLDCSPALIRLIKTCSAVKNLQQLAQDADLALLQIFQIAAHLVYWGKAIIIYPLCENNVYMLSPHANICLYSPLAEQFAQQFPGHDLPSMLAKFSLPVSLAEFRNPLEAPTQEFILMQFAALLVNQAQLIQMVVWMLQRRLLIQLHTYVCLLVPPSEDEPGLRDEDPPLAARVGGRSLSTPSALSFGSPTSSDDMTLTSPSMENSSAELLTGGDSPLNKRMTETLLASLSEHERQFILNIPAAQNPEDLRMFARLLHYFRGHHHLEEIMYNENMRRSQLKTLFDKFRSVLVVTNHEDPIISIFQSPME from the exons atgatgctcaaCCCGTCAGTCGGTCTACCAGATGACCGAAAGTCCTTGTACCCTCAGTCCCAAAGTAGTGCATACAAATGCGGCGACAAAACCAGTCCTATTAGCGTCATACTGGTTAGCTCTGGAAGCCGAGGGAACAAACTCCTTTTTCGATATCCCTACCAAAAGGTCGCTGAGTGTCCGTCATCTCTCTCAG CAAAACAGCGGAATCCATATGTGCTGAACACATCTGGGGATGAGCTCGATGACCAGGATGGTGATTCAAG AGAGCAATCTCCACTAACTGACGAACAGTTGGTAGCAGG GTTCTCTGACATCATCCTCTCCACAATCCTGGCCACCAAATCTGATATGTGTGGAAAGAAGTTTGAACTGAAGATAGACAATGTTCGATTTGTGGGCCACCCAACCCTCCTTCAGCATCCTCCTATCATCCAG gtTTCTAAAACAGATCCTTCACCCAAGAGAGAAATGCCAACAATGATCTTGTTTAATGTGGTGTTTGCACTCAGG GCAAATGCTGACCCATCCGTCATCAGCTGCATGCACAACCTGTCACGCCGCATTGCCATTGCTCTGCAGCACGAGGAGCGCCGCTGCCAGTACCTGACCCGCGAGGCCAAACTCATGCTGGCCGTCCAGGAGGAAATTACCACCATGACTGAGA ATGGAAGCCCCCAGTCCCCATTTAGACAAATTCTTCCAAAATGTAAGCTAGCAAGAGACCTGAAGGAGGCgtatgacag CCTTTGTACAACCGGTGTGGTGCGACTTCACATCAACGACTGGCTGGAGGTGAGCTTCTGTTTACCGCACAAGATCCACAAGATTGGTGACACCTATATCCCCCCAGAGGCATTAGAGCGCAGCCTTAAGGCCATAAG ACCCTATCATGCCCTGTTGCTTCtggaaaatgagaaaacactCCTCAGCCAGCTTCCCCTGGACTGCTCCCCTGCATTGATCCGCCTGATTAAAACCTGCTCAGCAGTGAAAAACCTGCAGCAGCTGGCACAGGATGCTGACCTGGCCTTACTTCAG ATCTTTCAGATTGCTGCTCATTTGGTTTATTGGGGCAAGGCAATTATCATCTACCCACTGTGTGAGAATAATGTCTACATGCTGTCTCCACATGCTAACATCTGCCT ATATTCACCACTGGCTGAGCAGTTTGCCCAGCAGTTTCCTGGTCATGATCTGCCCTCTATGTTAGCCAAGTTCTCACTGCCTGTCTCACTGGCTGAGTTTAGAAATCCCCTGGAAGCTCCCACACAGGAG TTTATCCTAATgcagtttgctgctctgctggttAACCAGGCCCAATTAATCCAGATGGTGGTTTGGATGCTGCAGCGCCGCCTCCTGATCCAGCTGCACACTTATGTGTGCTTGTTGGTACCACCCAGTGAGGATGAGCCTGGGCTGAGGGATGAAGACCCTCCGCTGGCTGCCCGAGTAGGAGGTCGCAGTCTCAGTACCCCTAGTGCGCTCAGTTTCGGCTCACCAA CCAGCAGTGATGACATGACTCTAACCAGTCCCAGTATGGAAAACTCCAGTGCAGAGCTGCTAACTGGTGGAGACTCCCCACTCAACAAGAGGATGACTGAGACACTGCTCGCCAGCCTGTCAGAGCACGAGAGGCAGTTTATTCTTAACATCCCCGCTGCACAAAATCCAGAGGATCTGCGGATGTTTGCCAG GCTACTGCACTATTTCCGAGGACATCACCACCTGGAAGAGATTATGTACAATGAGAACATGAGGCGCTCGCAGCTAAAGACGCTGTTTGACAAGTTCCGCAGTGTCCTTGTGGTTACCAACCATGAAGATCCCATTATTTCAATCTTTCAGTCACCAATGGAGTAG
- the nprl3 gene encoding GATOR complex protein NPRL3 isoform X3, whose protein sequence is MMLNPSVGLPDDRKSLYPQSQSSAYKCGDKTSPISVILVSSGSRGNKLLFRYPYQKVAECPSSLSAKQRNPYVLNTSGDELDDQDGDSREQSPLTDEQLVAGFSDIILSTILATKSDMCGKKFELKIDNVRFVGHPTLLQHPPIIQVSKTDPSPKREMPTMILFNVVFALRANADPSVISCMHNLSRRIAIALQHEERRCQYLTREAKLMLAVQEEITTMTETDGSPQSPFRQILPKCKLARDLKEAYDSLCTTGVVRLHINDWLEVSFCLPHKIHKIGDTYIPPEALERSLKAIRPYHALLLLENEKTLLSQLPLDCSPALIRLIKTCSAVKNLQQLAQDADLALLQIFQIAAHLVYWGKAIIIYPLCENNVYMLSPHANICLYSPLAEQFAQQFPGHDLPSMLAKFSLPVSLAEFRNPLEAPTQEAQLIQMVVWMLQRRLLIQLHTYVCLLVPPSEDEPGLRDEDPPLAARVGGRSLSTPSALSFGSPTSSDDMTLTSPSMENSSAELLTGGDSPLNKRMTETLLASLSEHERQFILNIPAAQNPEDLRMFARLLHYFRGHHHLEEIMYNENMRRSQLKTLFDKFRSVLVVTNHEDPIISIFQSPME, encoded by the exons atgatgctcaaCCCGTCAGTCGGTCTACCAGATGACCGAAAGTCCTTGTACCCTCAGTCCCAAAGTAGTGCATACAAATGCGGCGACAAAACCAGTCCTATTAGCGTCATACTGGTTAGCTCTGGAAGCCGAGGGAACAAACTCCTTTTTCGATATCCCTACCAAAAGGTCGCTGAGTGTCCGTCATCTCTCTCAG CAAAACAGCGGAATCCATATGTGCTGAACACATCTGGGGATGAGCTCGATGACCAGGATGGTGATTCAAG AGAGCAATCTCCACTAACTGACGAACAGTTGGTAGCAGG GTTCTCTGACATCATCCTCTCCACAATCCTGGCCACCAAATCTGATATGTGTGGAAAGAAGTTTGAACTGAAGATAGACAATGTTCGATTTGTGGGCCACCCAACCCTCCTTCAGCATCCTCCTATCATCCAG gtTTCTAAAACAGATCCTTCACCCAAGAGAGAAATGCCAACAATGATCTTGTTTAATGTGGTGTTTGCACTCAGG GCAAATGCTGACCCATCCGTCATCAGCTGCATGCACAACCTGTCACGCCGCATTGCCATTGCTCTGCAGCACGAGGAGCGCCGCTGCCAGTACCTGACCCGCGAGGCCAAACTCATGCTGGCCGTCCAGGAGGAAATTACCACCATGACTGAGA CAGATGGAAGCCCCCAGTCCCCATTTAGACAAATTCTTCCAAAATGTAAGCTAGCAAGAGACCTGAAGGAGGCgtatgacag CCTTTGTACAACCGGTGTGGTGCGACTTCACATCAACGACTGGCTGGAGGTGAGCTTCTGTTTACCGCACAAGATCCACAAGATTGGTGACACCTATATCCCCCCAGAGGCATTAGAGCGCAGCCTTAAGGCCATAAG ACCCTATCATGCCCTGTTGCTTCtggaaaatgagaaaacactCCTCAGCCAGCTTCCCCTGGACTGCTCCCCTGCATTGATCCGCCTGATTAAAACCTGCTCAGCAGTGAAAAACCTGCAGCAGCTGGCACAGGATGCTGACCTGGCCTTACTTCAG ATCTTTCAGATTGCTGCTCATTTGGTTTATTGGGGCAAGGCAATTATCATCTACCCACTGTGTGAGAATAATGTCTACATGCTGTCTCCACATGCTAACATCTGCCT ATATTCACCACTGGCTGAGCAGTTTGCCCAGCAGTTTCCTGGTCATGATCTGCCCTCTATGTTAGCCAAGTTCTCACTGCCTGTCTCACTGGCTGAGTTTAGAAATCCCCTGGAAGCTCCCACACAGGAG GCCCAATTAATCCAGATGGTGGTTTGGATGCTGCAGCGCCGCCTCCTGATCCAGCTGCACACTTATGTGTGCTTGTTGGTACCACCCAGTGAGGATGAGCCTGGGCTGAGGGATGAAGACCCTCCGCTGGCTGCCCGAGTAGGAGGTCGCAGTCTCAGTACCCCTAGTGCGCTCAGTTTCGGCTCACCAA CCAGCAGTGATGACATGACTCTAACCAGTCCCAGTATGGAAAACTCCAGTGCAGAGCTGCTAACTGGTGGAGACTCCCCACTCAACAAGAGGATGACTGAGACACTGCTCGCCAGCCTGTCAGAGCACGAGAGGCAGTTTATTCTTAACATCCCCGCTGCACAAAATCCAGAGGATCTGCGGATGTTTGCCAG GCTACTGCACTATTTCCGAGGACATCACCACCTGGAAGAGATTATGTACAATGAGAACATGAGGCGCTCGCAGCTAAAGACGCTGTTTGACAAGTTCCGCAGTGTCCTTGTGGTTACCAACCATGAAGATCCCATTATTTCAATCTTTCAGTCACCAATGGAGTAG
- the nprl3 gene encoding GATOR complex protein NPRL3 isoform X6, whose protein sequence is MITKQRNPYVLNTSGDELDDQDGDSREQSPLTDEQLVAGFSDIILSTILATKSDMCGKKFELKIDNVRFVGHPTLLQHPPIIQVSKTDPSPKREMPTMILFNVVFALRANADPSVISCMHNLSRRIAIALQHEERRCQYLTREAKLMLAVQEEITTMTETDGSPQSPFRQILPKCKLARDLKEAYDSLCTTGVVRLHINDWLEVSFCLPHKIHKIGDTYIPPEALERSLKAIRPYHALLLLENEKTLLSQLPLDCSPALIRLIKTCSAVKNLQQLAQDADLALLQIFQIAAHLVYWGKAIIIYPLCENNVYMLSPHANICLYSPLAEQFAQQFPGHDLPSMLAKFSLPVSLAEFRNPLEAPTQEFILMQFAALLVNQAQLIQMVVWMLQRRLLIQLHTYVCLLVPPSEDEPGLRDEDPPLAARVGGRSLSTPSALSFGSPTSSDDMTLTSPSMENSSAELLTGGDSPLNKRMTETLLASLSEHERQFILNIPAAQNPEDLRMFARLLHYFRGHHHLEEIMYNENMRRSQLKTLFDKFRSVLVVTNHEDPIISIFQSPME, encoded by the exons ATGATCA CAAAACAGCGGAATCCATATGTGCTGAACACATCTGGGGATGAGCTCGATGACCAGGATGGTGATTCAAG AGAGCAATCTCCACTAACTGACGAACAGTTGGTAGCAGG GTTCTCTGACATCATCCTCTCCACAATCCTGGCCACCAAATCTGATATGTGTGGAAAGAAGTTTGAACTGAAGATAGACAATGTTCGATTTGTGGGCCACCCAACCCTCCTTCAGCATCCTCCTATCATCCAG gtTTCTAAAACAGATCCTTCACCCAAGAGAGAAATGCCAACAATGATCTTGTTTAATGTGGTGTTTGCACTCAGG GCAAATGCTGACCCATCCGTCATCAGCTGCATGCACAACCTGTCACGCCGCATTGCCATTGCTCTGCAGCACGAGGAGCGCCGCTGCCAGTACCTGACCCGCGAGGCCAAACTCATGCTGGCCGTCCAGGAGGAAATTACCACCATGACTGAGA CAGATGGAAGCCCCCAGTCCCCATTTAGACAAATTCTTCCAAAATGTAAGCTAGCAAGAGACCTGAAGGAGGCgtatgacag CCTTTGTACAACCGGTGTGGTGCGACTTCACATCAACGACTGGCTGGAGGTGAGCTTCTGTTTACCGCACAAGATCCACAAGATTGGTGACACCTATATCCCCCCAGAGGCATTAGAGCGCAGCCTTAAGGCCATAAG ACCCTATCATGCCCTGTTGCTTCtggaaaatgagaaaacactCCTCAGCCAGCTTCCCCTGGACTGCTCCCCTGCATTGATCCGCCTGATTAAAACCTGCTCAGCAGTGAAAAACCTGCAGCAGCTGGCACAGGATGCTGACCTGGCCTTACTTCAG ATCTTTCAGATTGCTGCTCATTTGGTTTATTGGGGCAAGGCAATTATCATCTACCCACTGTGTGAGAATAATGTCTACATGCTGTCTCCACATGCTAACATCTGCCT ATATTCACCACTGGCTGAGCAGTTTGCCCAGCAGTTTCCTGGTCATGATCTGCCCTCTATGTTAGCCAAGTTCTCACTGCCTGTCTCACTGGCTGAGTTTAGAAATCCCCTGGAAGCTCCCACACAGGAG TTTATCCTAATgcagtttgctgctctgctggttAACCAGGCCCAATTAATCCAGATGGTGGTTTGGATGCTGCAGCGCCGCCTCCTGATCCAGCTGCACACTTATGTGTGCTTGTTGGTACCACCCAGTGAGGATGAGCCTGGGCTGAGGGATGAAGACCCTCCGCTGGCTGCCCGAGTAGGAGGTCGCAGTCTCAGTACCCCTAGTGCGCTCAGTTTCGGCTCACCAA CCAGCAGTGATGACATGACTCTAACCAGTCCCAGTATGGAAAACTCCAGTGCAGAGCTGCTAACTGGTGGAGACTCCCCACTCAACAAGAGGATGACTGAGACACTGCTCGCCAGCCTGTCAGAGCACGAGAGGCAGTTTATTCTTAACATCCCCGCTGCACAAAATCCAGAGGATCTGCGGATGTTTGCCAG GCTACTGCACTATTTCCGAGGACATCACCACCTGGAAGAGATTATGTACAATGAGAACATGAGGCGCTCGCAGCTAAAGACGCTGTTTGACAAGTTCCGCAGTGTCCTTGTGGTTACCAACCATGAAGATCCCATTATTTCAATCTTTCAGTCACCAATGGAGTAG
- the nprl3 gene encoding GATOR complex protein NPRL3 isoform X7 encodes MITKQRNPYVLNTSGDELDDQDGDSRFSDIILSTILATKSDMCGKKFELKIDNVRFVGHPTLLQHPPIIQVSKTDPSPKREMPTMILFNVVFALRANADPSVISCMHNLSRRIAIALQHEERRCQYLTREAKLMLAVQEEITTMTETDGSPQSPFRQILPKCKLARDLKEAYDSLCTTGVVRLHINDWLEVSFCLPHKIHKIGDTYIPPEALERSLKAIRPYHALLLLENEKTLLSQLPLDCSPALIRLIKTCSAVKNLQQLAQDADLALLQIFQIAAHLVYWGKAIIIYPLCENNVYMLSPHANICLYSPLAEQFAQQFPGHDLPSMLAKFSLPVSLAEFRNPLEAPTQEFILMQFAALLVNQAQLIQMVVWMLQRRLLIQLHTYVCLLVPPSEDEPGLRDEDPPLAARVGGRSLSTPSALSFGSPTSSDDMTLTSPSMENSSAELLTGGDSPLNKRMTETLLASLSEHERQFILNIPAAQNPEDLRMFARLLHYFRGHHHLEEIMYNENMRRSQLKTLFDKFRSVLVVTNHEDPIISIFQSPME; translated from the exons ATGATCA CAAAACAGCGGAATCCATATGTGCTGAACACATCTGGGGATGAGCTCGATGACCAGGATGGTGATTCAAG GTTCTCTGACATCATCCTCTCCACAATCCTGGCCACCAAATCTGATATGTGTGGAAAGAAGTTTGAACTGAAGATAGACAATGTTCGATTTGTGGGCCACCCAACCCTCCTTCAGCATCCTCCTATCATCCAG gtTTCTAAAACAGATCCTTCACCCAAGAGAGAAATGCCAACAATGATCTTGTTTAATGTGGTGTTTGCACTCAGG GCAAATGCTGACCCATCCGTCATCAGCTGCATGCACAACCTGTCACGCCGCATTGCCATTGCTCTGCAGCACGAGGAGCGCCGCTGCCAGTACCTGACCCGCGAGGCCAAACTCATGCTGGCCGTCCAGGAGGAAATTACCACCATGACTGAGA CAGATGGAAGCCCCCAGTCCCCATTTAGACAAATTCTTCCAAAATGTAAGCTAGCAAGAGACCTGAAGGAGGCgtatgacag CCTTTGTACAACCGGTGTGGTGCGACTTCACATCAACGACTGGCTGGAGGTGAGCTTCTGTTTACCGCACAAGATCCACAAGATTGGTGACACCTATATCCCCCCAGAGGCATTAGAGCGCAGCCTTAAGGCCATAAG ACCCTATCATGCCCTGTTGCTTCtggaaaatgagaaaacactCCTCAGCCAGCTTCCCCTGGACTGCTCCCCTGCATTGATCCGCCTGATTAAAACCTGCTCAGCAGTGAAAAACCTGCAGCAGCTGGCACAGGATGCTGACCTGGCCTTACTTCAG ATCTTTCAGATTGCTGCTCATTTGGTTTATTGGGGCAAGGCAATTATCATCTACCCACTGTGTGAGAATAATGTCTACATGCTGTCTCCACATGCTAACATCTGCCT ATATTCACCACTGGCTGAGCAGTTTGCCCAGCAGTTTCCTGGTCATGATCTGCCCTCTATGTTAGCCAAGTTCTCACTGCCTGTCTCACTGGCTGAGTTTAGAAATCCCCTGGAAGCTCCCACACAGGAG TTTATCCTAATgcagtttgctgctctgctggttAACCAGGCCCAATTAATCCAGATGGTGGTTTGGATGCTGCAGCGCCGCCTCCTGATCCAGCTGCACACTTATGTGTGCTTGTTGGTACCACCCAGTGAGGATGAGCCTGGGCTGAGGGATGAAGACCCTCCGCTGGCTGCCCGAGTAGGAGGTCGCAGTCTCAGTACCCCTAGTGCGCTCAGTTTCGGCTCACCAA CCAGCAGTGATGACATGACTCTAACCAGTCCCAGTATGGAAAACTCCAGTGCAGAGCTGCTAACTGGTGGAGACTCCCCACTCAACAAGAGGATGACTGAGACACTGCTCGCCAGCCTGTCAGAGCACGAGAGGCAGTTTATTCTTAACATCCCCGCTGCACAAAATCCAGAGGATCTGCGGATGTTTGCCAG GCTACTGCACTATTTCCGAGGACATCACCACCTGGAAGAGATTATGTACAATGAGAACATGAGGCGCTCGCAGCTAAAGACGCTGTTTGACAAGTTCCGCAGTGTCCTTGTGGTTACCAACCATGAAGATCCCATTATTTCAATCTTTCAGTCACCAATGGAGTAG
- the nprl3 gene encoding GATOR complex protein NPRL3 isoform X1 produces MMLNPSVGLPDDRKSLYPQSQSSAYKCGDKTSPISVILVSSGSRGNKLLFRYPYQKVAECPSSLSAKQRNPYVLNTSGDELDDQDGDSREQSPLTDEQLVAGFSDIILSTILATKSDMCGKKFELKIDNVRFVGHPTLLQHPPIIQVSKTDPSPKREMPTMILFNVVFALRANADPSVISCMHNLSRRIAIALQHEERRCQYLTREAKLMLAVQEEITTMTETDGSPQSPFRQILPKCKLARDLKEAYDSLCTTGVVRLHINDWLEVSFCLPHKIHKIGDTYIPPEALERSLKAIRPYHALLLLENEKTLLSQLPLDCSPALIRLIKTCSAVKNLQQLAQDADLALLQIFQIAAHLVYWGKAIIIYPLCENNVYMLSPHANICLYSPLAEQFAQQFPGHDLPSMLAKFSLPVSLAEFRNPLEAPTQEFILMQFAALLVNQAQLIQMVVWMLQRRLLIQLHTYVCLLVPPSEDEPGLRDEDPPLAARVGGRSLSTPSALSFGSPTSSDDMTLTSPSMENSSAELLTGGDSPLNKRMTETLLASLSEHERQFILNIPAAQNPEDLRMFARLLHYFRGHHHLEEIMYNENMRRSQLKTLFDKFRSVLVVTNHEDPIISIFQSPME; encoded by the exons atgatgctcaaCCCGTCAGTCGGTCTACCAGATGACCGAAAGTCCTTGTACCCTCAGTCCCAAAGTAGTGCATACAAATGCGGCGACAAAACCAGTCCTATTAGCGTCATACTGGTTAGCTCTGGAAGCCGAGGGAACAAACTCCTTTTTCGATATCCCTACCAAAAGGTCGCTGAGTGTCCGTCATCTCTCTCAG CAAAACAGCGGAATCCATATGTGCTGAACACATCTGGGGATGAGCTCGATGACCAGGATGGTGATTCAAG AGAGCAATCTCCACTAACTGACGAACAGTTGGTAGCAGG GTTCTCTGACATCATCCTCTCCACAATCCTGGCCACCAAATCTGATATGTGTGGAAAGAAGTTTGAACTGAAGATAGACAATGTTCGATTTGTGGGCCACCCAACCCTCCTTCAGCATCCTCCTATCATCCAG gtTTCTAAAACAGATCCTTCACCCAAGAGAGAAATGCCAACAATGATCTTGTTTAATGTGGTGTTTGCACTCAGG GCAAATGCTGACCCATCCGTCATCAGCTGCATGCACAACCTGTCACGCCGCATTGCCATTGCTCTGCAGCACGAGGAGCGCCGCTGCCAGTACCTGACCCGCGAGGCCAAACTCATGCTGGCCGTCCAGGAGGAAATTACCACCATGACTGAGA CAGATGGAAGCCCCCAGTCCCCATTTAGACAAATTCTTCCAAAATGTAAGCTAGCAAGAGACCTGAAGGAGGCgtatgacag CCTTTGTACAACCGGTGTGGTGCGACTTCACATCAACGACTGGCTGGAGGTGAGCTTCTGTTTACCGCACAAGATCCACAAGATTGGTGACACCTATATCCCCCCAGAGGCATTAGAGCGCAGCCTTAAGGCCATAAG ACCCTATCATGCCCTGTTGCTTCtggaaaatgagaaaacactCCTCAGCCAGCTTCCCCTGGACTGCTCCCCTGCATTGATCCGCCTGATTAAAACCTGCTCAGCAGTGAAAAACCTGCAGCAGCTGGCACAGGATGCTGACCTGGCCTTACTTCAG ATCTTTCAGATTGCTGCTCATTTGGTTTATTGGGGCAAGGCAATTATCATCTACCCACTGTGTGAGAATAATGTCTACATGCTGTCTCCACATGCTAACATCTGCCT ATATTCACCACTGGCTGAGCAGTTTGCCCAGCAGTTTCCTGGTCATGATCTGCCCTCTATGTTAGCCAAGTTCTCACTGCCTGTCTCACTGGCTGAGTTTAGAAATCCCCTGGAAGCTCCCACACAGGAG TTTATCCTAATgcagtttgctgctctgctggttAACCAGGCCCAATTAATCCAGATGGTGGTTTGGATGCTGCAGCGCCGCCTCCTGATCCAGCTGCACACTTATGTGTGCTTGTTGGTACCACCCAGTGAGGATGAGCCTGGGCTGAGGGATGAAGACCCTCCGCTGGCTGCCCGAGTAGGAGGTCGCAGTCTCAGTACCCCTAGTGCGCTCAGTTTCGGCTCACCAA CCAGCAGTGATGACATGACTCTAACCAGTCCCAGTATGGAAAACTCCAGTGCAGAGCTGCTAACTGGTGGAGACTCCCCACTCAACAAGAGGATGACTGAGACACTGCTCGCCAGCCTGTCAGAGCACGAGAGGCAGTTTATTCTTAACATCCCCGCTGCACAAAATCCAGAGGATCTGCGGATGTTTGCCAG GCTACTGCACTATTTCCGAGGACATCACCACCTGGAAGAGATTATGTACAATGAGAACATGAGGCGCTCGCAGCTAAAGACGCTGTTTGACAAGTTCCGCAGTGTCCTTGTGGTTACCAACCATGAAGATCCCATTATTTCAATCTTTCAGTCACCAATGGAGTAG
- the nprl3 gene encoding GATOR complex protein NPRL3 isoform X5, with amino-acid sequence MMLNPSVGLPDDRKSLYPQSQSSAYKCGDKTSPISVILVSSGSRGNKLLFRYPYQKVAECPSSLSAKQRNPYVLNTSGDELDDQDGDSRFSDIILSTILATKSDMCGKKFELKIDNVRFVGHPTLLQHPPIIQVSKTDPSPKREMPTMILFNVVFALRANADPSVISCMHNLSRRIAIALQHEERRCQYLTREAKLMLAVQEEITTMTETDGSPQSPFRQILPKCKLARDLKEAYDSLCTTGVVRLHINDWLEVSFCLPHKIHKIGDTYIPPEALERSLKAIRPYHALLLLENEKTLLSQLPLDCSPALIRLIKTCSAVKNLQQLAQDADLALLQIFQIAAHLVYWGKAIIIYPLCENNVYMLSPHANICLYSPLAEQFAQQFPGHDLPSMLAKFSLPVSLAEFRNPLEAPTQEAQLIQMVVWMLQRRLLIQLHTYVCLLVPPSEDEPGLRDEDPPLAARVGGRSLSTPSALSFGSPTSSDDMTLTSPSMENSSAELLTGGDSPLNKRMTETLLASLSEHERQFILNIPAAQNPEDLRMFARLLHYFRGHHHLEEIMYNENMRRSQLKTLFDKFRSVLVVTNHEDPIISIFQSPME; translated from the exons atgatgctcaaCCCGTCAGTCGGTCTACCAGATGACCGAAAGTCCTTGTACCCTCAGTCCCAAAGTAGTGCATACAAATGCGGCGACAAAACCAGTCCTATTAGCGTCATACTGGTTAGCTCTGGAAGCCGAGGGAACAAACTCCTTTTTCGATATCCCTACCAAAAGGTCGCTGAGTGTCCGTCATCTCTCTCAG CAAAACAGCGGAATCCATATGTGCTGAACACATCTGGGGATGAGCTCGATGACCAGGATGGTGATTCAAG GTTCTCTGACATCATCCTCTCCACAATCCTGGCCACCAAATCTGATATGTGTGGAAAGAAGTTTGAACTGAAGATAGACAATGTTCGATTTGTGGGCCACCCAACCCTCCTTCAGCATCCTCCTATCATCCAG gtTTCTAAAACAGATCCTTCACCCAAGAGAGAAATGCCAACAATGATCTTGTTTAATGTGGTGTTTGCACTCAGG GCAAATGCTGACCCATCCGTCATCAGCTGCATGCACAACCTGTCACGCCGCATTGCCATTGCTCTGCAGCACGAGGAGCGCCGCTGCCAGTACCTGACCCGCGAGGCCAAACTCATGCTGGCCGTCCAGGAGGAAATTACCACCATGACTGAGA CAGATGGAAGCCCCCAGTCCCCATTTAGACAAATTCTTCCAAAATGTAAGCTAGCAAGAGACCTGAAGGAGGCgtatgacag CCTTTGTACAACCGGTGTGGTGCGACTTCACATCAACGACTGGCTGGAGGTGAGCTTCTGTTTACCGCACAAGATCCACAAGATTGGTGACACCTATATCCCCCCAGAGGCATTAGAGCGCAGCCTTAAGGCCATAAG ACCCTATCATGCCCTGTTGCTTCtggaaaatgagaaaacactCCTCAGCCAGCTTCCCCTGGACTGCTCCCCTGCATTGATCCGCCTGATTAAAACCTGCTCAGCAGTGAAAAACCTGCAGCAGCTGGCACAGGATGCTGACCTGGCCTTACTTCAG ATCTTTCAGATTGCTGCTCATTTGGTTTATTGGGGCAAGGCAATTATCATCTACCCACTGTGTGAGAATAATGTCTACATGCTGTCTCCACATGCTAACATCTGCCT ATATTCACCACTGGCTGAGCAGTTTGCCCAGCAGTTTCCTGGTCATGATCTGCCCTCTATGTTAGCCAAGTTCTCACTGCCTGTCTCACTGGCTGAGTTTAGAAATCCCCTGGAAGCTCCCACACAGGAG GCCCAATTAATCCAGATGGTGGTTTGGATGCTGCAGCGCCGCCTCCTGATCCAGCTGCACACTTATGTGTGCTTGTTGGTACCACCCAGTGAGGATGAGCCTGGGCTGAGGGATGAAGACCCTCCGCTGGCTGCCCGAGTAGGAGGTCGCAGTCTCAGTACCCCTAGTGCGCTCAGTTTCGGCTCACCAA CCAGCAGTGATGACATGACTCTAACCAGTCCCAGTATGGAAAACTCCAGTGCAGAGCTGCTAACTGGTGGAGACTCCCCACTCAACAAGAGGATGACTGAGACACTGCTCGCCAGCCTGTCAGAGCACGAGAGGCAGTTTATTCTTAACATCCCCGCTGCACAAAATCCAGAGGATCTGCGGATGTTTGCCAG GCTACTGCACTATTTCCGAGGACATCACCACCTGGAAGAGATTATGTACAATGAGAACATGAGGCGCTCGCAGCTAAAGACGCTGTTTGACAAGTTCCGCAGTGTCCTTGTGGTTACCAACCATGAAGATCCCATTATTTCAATCTTTCAGTCACCAATGGAGTAG